In Archangium violaceum, the following are encoded in one genomic region:
- the sitI6 gene encoding SitI6 family double-CXXCG motif immunity protein: MRFYELGHVPYGSSRYTGEYPIDHRWGLPGVHCPTCGASWSGISEAYPSVDLSGLPEAKQLEKAWLEEDFQKFERLRQMVRPLVPAWARLTPGTAFGPLVGAARGTFPQIYMLYAWMVIMRREALEQLQAEGLRGLKGARTELRFRQRNSPELLELEVEPYGSLHPDCLPPGKTAPCETCWGYEYSVPKQPLLDMASLPEQLDIFQLRNCPGFMVINERFADTLHRLGFEEFSLRELPVR, translated from the coding sequence ATGCGGTTCTACGAACTGGGCCATGTCCCGTATGGGAGCTCGCGCTACACGGGGGAGTACCCCATTGACCATCGGTGGGGTCTACCCGGTGTGCATTGCCCTACGTGTGGCGCGAGCTGGAGTGGTATTTCGGAGGCCTACCCGAGCGTGGACCTGTCGGGGCTACCAGAGGCGAAGCAGCTCGAGAAGGCCTGGCTGGAAGAGGACTTCCAGAAGTTCGAGCGTTTGCGGCAGATGGTGCGGCCTCTGGTTCCTGCCTGGGCGCGGCTGACCCCTGGCACTGCATTCGGGCCACTCGTGGGCGCGGCGCGAGGCACCTTTCCTCAGATCTACATGCTGTATGCATGGATGGTCATCATGCGCCGTGAGGCGCTGGAGCAGCTCCAGGCGGAGGGGCTGCGGGGACTCAAGGGCGCTCGTACCGAGCTGCGCTTCCGGCAGCGGAACTCACCGGAGTTGCTGGAACTGGAGGTGGAACCGTACGGCTCGTTGCACCCGGATTGCCTGCCACCAGGCAAGACCGCGCCCTGTGAGACGTGCTGGGGCTACGAGTACAGCGTGCCGAAACAACCGCTGCTCGACATGGCTTCGCTGCCGGAGCAGTTGGACATTTTTCAACTGCGCAACTGCCCTGGCTTCATGGTCATCAACGAGCGCTTCGCGGACACCCTGCACCGGCTCGGCTTCGAGGAGTTCTCCCTGCGCGAGCTGCCCGTGCGCTGA
- the epsZ gene encoding exopolysaccharide biosynthesis polyisoprenyl-phosphate hexose-1-phosphate transferase EpsZ, with protein sequence MRPASQVDSTSSEPPTTTTAKASPETPPTGSGPAETPVPMVLTGAPTPVTQPLAVVSPVAAEPNSPRFAPGFAAKLNLAVDLVLVVTALLVSTTMMGHDLHLERTDVWVLLGVGILSWLVVGTALCLYDMRFADRERLDDLALISIQVMVVTVVLFLTRLVMGTESWIVALSLFPPLLWPSVALLRLYFFRKLSVQEQPLDEVLIIGVGAMGRLTGEDLNSKHRRKVIGYLSFSNDTATATPPAPVLGTVKDLENILCTVPVDEVFIAGNMLKHSAEMQNAVKLCENFGIPFALPAYHFRFDRARPVDDHAVSDGYLHFMTHAFQPHQMALKRLFDIMSSAAALAVLSPLLIGVALGVKFTSRGPIFFKQKRVGLHGKTFNMLKFRSMVVNAEELKAKLEALNEQTGPVFKMKNDPRITRIGRFIRKYSIDELPQLINVLRGEMSVVGPRPPIPKEVEKYAAWQRRRLSVRPGLTCIWQVSGRNQISFEEWMYLDMQYIDHWSLKNDINLILKTVPVVLTGSGAS encoded by the coding sequence ATGCGACCCGCATCTCAAGTTGATTCGACCTCCAGCGAGCCGCCCACCACCACCACCGCGAAGGCAAGTCCCGAGACCCCACCCACGGGGTCGGGTCCCGCCGAGACGCCAGTGCCGATGGTGCTGACGGGAGCGCCCACGCCGGTGACGCAACCGCTGGCGGTGGTGTCGCCCGTGGCGGCCGAGCCGAACTCCCCGCGCTTCGCCCCGGGCTTCGCCGCCAAGCTGAACCTGGCGGTGGACCTGGTGCTGGTGGTGACGGCGCTGCTCGTCTCCACGACGATGATGGGCCATGACCTGCACCTGGAGCGCACGGACGTCTGGGTGCTGCTGGGAGTGGGAATCCTCTCGTGGCTGGTGGTGGGCACGGCGCTGTGCCTCTATGACATGCGCTTCGCGGACCGGGAGCGGCTGGATGACCTGGCGCTCATCTCCATCCAGGTGATGGTCGTCACGGTGGTGCTCTTCCTCACGCGTCTGGTGATGGGCACCGAGTCGTGGATCGTCGCGCTGAGTCTGTTCCCGCCGCTGTTGTGGCCCTCGGTGGCGCTGTTGCGCCTGTACTTCTTCCGGAAGCTGTCGGTGCAGGAGCAGCCGCTGGACGAGGTGCTCATCATCGGCGTGGGCGCCATGGGCCGGCTGACGGGCGAGGACCTGAACAGCAAGCACCGGCGCAAGGTGATCGGCTACCTGAGTTTCAGCAACGACACGGCCACGGCGACGCCGCCGGCGCCGGTGCTGGGGACGGTGAAGGATCTGGAGAACATCCTGTGCACGGTGCCGGTGGACGAGGTGTTCATCGCCGGCAACATGCTGAAGCACTCGGCGGAGATGCAGAACGCGGTGAAGCTGTGTGAGAACTTCGGGATTCCCTTCGCGCTGCCGGCGTACCACTTCCGGTTCGACCGGGCGCGGCCGGTGGATGACCACGCGGTCTCGGACGGCTACCTGCACTTCATGACGCACGCCTTCCAGCCGCACCAGATGGCGCTCAAGCGGCTCTTCGACATCATGAGCTCGGCGGCGGCGCTGGCGGTGCTCTCACCGCTGCTCATCGGGGTGGCGCTGGGGGTGAAGTTCACCAGCCGCGGGCCCATCTTCTTCAAGCAGAAGCGGGTGGGGCTGCACGGCAAGACGTTCAACATGCTGAAGTTCCGCTCCATGGTGGTGAACGCCGAGGAGCTGAAGGCGAAGCTGGAGGCGCTCAACGAGCAGACGGGTCCGGTCTTCAAGATGAAGAACGATCCGCGCATCACGCGCATCGGCCGCTTCATCCGCAAGTACTCCATCGACGAGCTGCCGCAGCTCATCAACGTGCTGCGGGGCGAGATGAGCGTGGTGGGGCCGCGTCCGCCCATCCCGAAGGAGGTGGAGAAGTACGCCGCGTGGCAGCGCCGCCGGTTGTCGGTGCGTCCGGGGCTGACCTGCATCTGGCAGGTGTCGGGGCGGAATCAGATTTCGTTCGAGGAGTGGATGTACCTGGACATGCAGTACATCGACCACTGGAGCCTCAAGAACGACATCAACCTGATCCTCAAGACGGTGCCCGTGGTGCTCACGGGCAGCGGCGCGAGCTGA
- a CDS encoding serine/threonine protein kinase translates to MGFFAKLPDMGEKVGDYRIVARLGRGGGGTVFKAERAGRFVVLKFLHASALGGRARREISILLRMDSARVVRFIGCDQWPEPHDGTPYIVMELVEGPTLEAYARANDPPARKAAHLMLEAALALGEVHQRDVLHRDIKPENLLIRSEGEQPVLIDFGVGSYLGAPRLTTNPLPPGTYEFRSPEAYRFSWDRAGEDRYEFTRADDVWALGVTFYWLLTNTLPFGDRYDPEGGGLAERIRHMEPVAPHVLNPRVPLALSGLCLRMLEKKQEGRYSSVEEVCAALRGALDEAGGEPSWDVPLCAADAPDDSASEKPSPVGTDTEAPLCWVLRWLEHEPRRGYLSSEEGGAPIEVVDEPPGEPVAARRESLEEASSSRPADEEPITQPAETAPAIRRWWPLAVLAGTALALVLGVGAWSRLFPPQADAPEADSPAAPHTLAGVCPTVDGGSGREMALTGAPLNPATGEGALPYLPSLPASEFATAMLRKEDSRVKKQEKPKPPPQREARRCEPIARKVCRGTLCTIILVGCTSTTPQVRSTPQPAECPRHSVETMENELGIVLGDGTTFVFPGFVNAEPVRITVTEGPTQVVIDEPLGKLPSGTLLTGELLFGGKRVYGRFTQALTPEGKPFPVCIEFFSSMHPGVVVMPDSGRDTVRIASHSTVTSTARFRVRDDN, encoded by the coding sequence ATGGGCTTTTTCGCGAAGCTCCCCGACATGGGCGAAAAGGTGGGGGATTACCGCATCGTCGCCAGGCTGGGCCGTGGCGGCGGGGGCACCGTCTTCAAGGCCGAGCGAGCCGGGCGCTTCGTCGTCCTGAAGTTCCTGCATGCCTCCGCGCTCGGAGGCCGCGCCCGGCGCGAAATCAGCATCCTGTTGCGCATGGACAGCGCCCGGGTGGTGCGCTTCATCGGGTGCGACCAATGGCCCGAGCCCCACGACGGCACGCCCTACATCGTCATGGAGCTCGTCGAGGGCCCGACGCTGGAGGCGTACGCGCGGGCGAACGACCCTCCGGCGCGCAAGGCCGCGCACCTCATGTTGGAGGCCGCGCTCGCGCTGGGGGAGGTGCACCAGCGGGACGTGCTGCACCGGGACATCAAGCCCGAGAACCTCCTCATCCGGAGCGAGGGGGAGCAGCCCGTCCTCATCGACTTCGGCGTGGGCTCGTACCTCGGGGCGCCCCGGCTCACCACGAACCCCCTGCCCCCGGGCACCTATGAGTTCCGCTCGCCCGAGGCCTACCGCTTCAGCTGGGACAGGGCGGGGGAAGACCGGTACGAGTTCACCCGGGCCGATGACGTGTGGGCCCTCGGGGTCACCTTCTACTGGTTGCTGACCAACACCCTGCCCTTCGGGGACAGGTACGACCCGGAAGGGGGAGGTCTGGCGGAGCGCATCCGCCACATGGAGCCCGTGGCCCCGCATGTGCTCAACCCGCGCGTGCCGCTGGCGCTCTCCGGGCTCTGCCTGCGGATGCTGGAGAAGAAGCAGGAGGGCCGGTACTCGAGCGTGGAGGAGGTGTGCGCGGCGTTGAGGGGGGCCCTGGACGAGGCCGGGGGAGAGCCGAGCTGGGATGTGCCCTTGTGCGCGGCGGACGCGCCCGACGACAGCGCCTCGGAGAAGCCCTCGCCGGTGGGTACGGACACGGAGGCGCCCCTGTGCTGGGTGCTCCGGTGGCTCGAGCACGAGCCCCGGCGTGGATACCTGTCCTCCGAGGAGGGAGGCGCTCCCATCGAGGTGGTGGACGAGCCGCCGGGCGAGCCGGTGGCGGCTCGGCGGGAGTCCCTGGAGGAAGCATCCTCATCCCGACCCGCCGACGAGGAGCCCATCACCCAGCCTGCCGAGACCGCACCCGCAATAAGGAGGTGGTGGCCCCTGGCCGTCCTCGCCGGGACAGCCCTCGCCCTGGTGCTGGGCGTTGGGGCGTGGAGTCGCCTGTTCCCGCCACAGGCGGATGCTCCCGAAGCGGACAGCCCGGCTGCACCGCATACGTTGGCCGGGGTTTGCCCTACTGTAGACGGCGGCTCCGGGCGTGAAATGGCGCTGACCGGCGCGCCGCTGAATCCTGCGACTGGCGAAGGCGCGCTGCCGTACCTCCCCTCCCTCCCCGCGTCCGAGTTCGCCACCGCCATGCTCCGCAAGGAAGACTCCCGCGTGAAGAAACAAGAGAAGCCGAAGCCCCCACCCCAGCGAGAAGCGCGGCGCTGCGAGCCCATCGCCAGGAAGGTCTGCAGAGGCACCCTCTGCACCATCATCCTCGTCGGCTGCACCAGCACCACGCCCCAGGTACGCTCCACGCCGCAGCCCGCCGAGTGCCCCCGCCACTCCGTGGAAACCATGGAGAATGAGCTGGGCATCGTCCTCGGGGATGGGACAACGTTCGTGTTCCCCGGGTTCGTCAACGCGGAGCCGGTCCGCATCACCGTGACGGAGGGCCCCACCCAGGTCGTGATAGACGAACCACTGGGAAAGCTGCCTTCTGGCACACTCCTCACTGGAGAACTGCTCTTCGGGGGCAAGCGTGTCTACGGCCGCTTCACCCAGGCCCTTACGCCCGAGGGGAAACCCTTCCCCGTATGCATCGAGTTCTTTTCGAGCATGCATCCGGGTGTCGTCGTCATGCCCGATAGCGGGCGCGATACCGTCAGGATCGCCTCCCACTCAACCGTGACGTCCACGGCTCGCTTCCGCGTGAGGGACGACAACTGA
- the sitI6 gene encoding SitI6 family double-CXXCG motif immunity protein, whose translation MDHRWGLPGVHCPTCDASWSGISEAYPSVDLSGLPEAKQLEKAWLEEDFQKFERLRQMVRPLVPTWARLIPGTSFGPLVGSARGTFPQLYLLYSWMLIMRREALEQLQAEGLRGLKGARTELRFRQRNSPELLELELEPHGLLHPDCLPPGKTEPCGTCGGYEFGLPKQPLLDESSLPEHLDVFRLRNCPGFMVINERFADTLHRLGFEEFSLRELPVR comes from the coding sequence ATGGACCATCGATGGGGTCTGCCCGGCGTGCATTGCCCCACGTGTGACGCCAGCTGGAGTGGTATCTCGGAGGCCTACCCGAGCGTGGATCTGTCGGGGCTGCCGGAAGCGAAGCAGCTCGAGAAGGCTTGGCTGGAGGAGGACTTCCAGAAGTTCGAACGCTTGCGGCAGATGGTGCGGCCCCTGGTGCCCACTTGGGCTCGGCTGATCCCCGGCACCAGCTTTGGTCCACTCGTGGGTTCGGCGCGGGGCACCTTCCCTCAGTTGTACCTGCTCTACTCGTGGATGCTCATCATGCGCCGTGAGGCGCTGGAGCAGCTCCAGGCGGAGGGGCTGCGGGGACTCAAGGGCGCTCGTACCGAGCTGCGCTTCCGGCAGCGGAATTCACCGGAGTTGCTGGAACTGGAGTTGGAGCCGCACGGCTTGTTGCACCCGGACTGCCTGCCACCTGGCAAGACCGAGCCGTGCGGGACGTGCGGTGGTTATGAGTTCGGTCTACCCAAGCAGCCGTTGCTCGATGAATCCTCGTTGCCGGAGCATCTGGATGTGTTCCGGTTGCGCAACTGCCCTGGCTTCATGGTCATCAACGAGCGTTTCGCGGACACCCTGCACCGGCTCGGCTTCGAGGAGTTCTCCCTGCGCGAGCTGCCCGTGCGTTGA
- the sitI6 gene encoding SitI6 family double-CXXCG motif immunity protein, which produces MKFYELNSIPDETTPYSGHLPAGYGWGPPGPPCPSCEGTAVDVTEDHPSVAPSERGPFVSTSRGDFAQLLIQNPWLVLMRRDALAQLQAEGILGLKGRRTELRFRQQSAPELLELEISPYGLYHPDCEPPVDFAPCGRCGRYELSRPKQPLLDGASLPEHLDVFRLHNGAATLVITERFADTLRRLGFEEFSLRELPVR; this is translated from the coding sequence ATGAAATTCTACGAGCTGAACTCCATTCCTGATGAGACCACGCCCTACTCGGGCCATCTCCCCGCTGGATACGGGTGGGGCCCGCCCGGTCCTCCGTGCCCCTCGTGTGAGGGCACCGCGGTGGATGTCACGGAGGACCACCCGAGCGTGGCGCCGTCGGAGCGCGGGCCGTTCGTGAGCACGTCTCGTGGCGACTTCGCGCAGCTCCTCATCCAGAACCCCTGGCTGGTGCTCATGCGCCGTGACGCGCTGGCGCAGCTCCAGGCCGAGGGAATCCTCGGGCTCAAGGGCCGCCGGACGGAGCTGCGCTTCCGTCAGCAGAGCGCACCGGAGTTGCTGGAGCTGGAGATTTCGCCGTACGGCCTCTACCACCCGGACTGCGAGCCGCCCGTCGACTTCGCACCGTGCGGGCGGTGCGGTCGCTACGAGCTCAGCCGTCCGAAACAACCGCTGCTCGATGGGGCCTCGCTGCCGGAGCACCTGGATGTGTTCCGGTTGCACAACGGTGCCGCCACCCTCGTCATCACCGAGCGCTTCGCGGACACCCTGCGGCGGCTCGGCTTCGAGGAGTTCTCCCTCCGCGAGCTGCCCGTGCGCTGA
- the otsB gene encoding trehalose-phosphatase, with translation MPSTEPLAPAAVVLSRRDFDAVLFDLDGVVTRTAEVHAAAWKRLFDTLVEPPFTQEDYQRYVDGRPRLDGIRCFLESRGLVLPEGSPEDGPEARTVQGLGKRKNTFFTETLDQRGVGVFAHAVGLLERLRAAGFRTAVVSASRNCVTVLRAARLEHLFDARVDGVEAGRLGLPGKPAPDTFLEAARRLGVAPERAVVLEDAQAGVQAGRRGHFGCVIGVRRAGPEGALVGAGADVEVTDLSTVRVEEGASSVRSMREVPSALERREELLRRMEGRQVAVFLDYDGTLTPIVPQPEDARLSDAMRATLAELARHYPVAAVSGRDLPVLKGFVRLEGLYFAGSHGFDIEGPGGRAFQQEEGTALLPEVDAAERELAEGLAGIPGTRLERKRFTVAVHWRHVEEARVPEVERQVASVLARHPRLRRSGGKKVFELQPDIDWHKGRAVEWLLRALGLAHEGVLPVFVGDDLTDEDAFQTLKGRGLGLVVRGEVDRPTAADYALADVEEVRQFLELLIARAGGPKR, from the coding sequence ATGCCCTCGACCGAGCCGCTCGCGCCCGCCGCCGTCGTCCTGTCCCGCCGTGACTTCGACGCGGTGCTGTTCGATCTGGACGGCGTGGTGACACGCACCGCGGAGGTGCATGCCGCGGCGTGGAAGCGGCTGTTCGACACGCTCGTGGAGCCGCCTTTCACGCAAGAGGACTACCAGCGGTACGTGGACGGGCGGCCGCGGCTGGATGGCATCCGCTGCTTCCTGGAGAGCCGGGGCCTGGTGCTGCCCGAGGGCTCGCCGGAGGACGGCCCCGAGGCCCGGACGGTGCAGGGGTTGGGCAAGCGCAAGAACACCTTCTTCACCGAGACGTTGGATCAGCGGGGCGTGGGGGTGTTCGCGCACGCGGTGGGGCTGCTGGAGCGGCTGAGGGCGGCGGGCTTCCGCACGGCGGTGGTGTCGGCCAGCCGCAACTGCGTGACGGTGCTGCGAGCGGCCAGACTGGAGCACCTCTTCGACGCTCGGGTGGACGGGGTGGAGGCGGGGCGGCTGGGGTTGCCGGGCAAGCCGGCGCCGGACACCTTCCTGGAAGCGGCTCGGAGACTGGGCGTGGCTCCGGAGCGCGCGGTGGTGCTGGAGGACGCCCAGGCCGGTGTGCAGGCGGGGCGGCGAGGGCACTTCGGGTGCGTCATCGGCGTGCGCCGCGCGGGGCCGGAGGGCGCGCTGGTAGGGGCCGGCGCGGACGTCGAGGTGACGGACCTGTCCACCGTGAGGGTGGAGGAAGGAGCGTCGTCAGTGCGGTCCATGCGGGAAGTGCCCTCGGCATTGGAGCGGCGCGAGGAGCTGCTGCGGCGGATGGAGGGGCGGCAGGTGGCCGTCTTCCTGGACTATGACGGTACGCTGACGCCCATCGTTCCCCAGCCGGAGGACGCGCGCCTGTCGGACGCGATGCGGGCCACGCTGGCGGAGCTGGCCCGGCACTACCCGGTGGCCGCCGTGAGCGGGCGGGACCTGCCCGTGCTCAAGGGCTTCGTGCGGCTGGAGGGGCTGTACTTCGCGGGCAGCCATGGCTTCGACATCGAGGGCCCGGGCGGGCGCGCCTTCCAGCAGGAGGAGGGCACGGCGCTGCTGCCCGAGGTGGACGCGGCGGAGCGGGAGCTGGCCGAGGGCCTCGCGGGCATTCCGGGCACGCGATTGGAGCGCAAGCGCTTCACCGTGGCGGTGCACTGGCGGCACGTGGAGGAGGCGCGGGTGCCCGAGGTGGAGCGGCAGGTGGCCAGCGTGCTCGCGCGCCACCCGAGGCTGCGCAGGAGCGGGGGAAAGAAGGTCTTCGAGCTGCAGCCGGACATCGACTGGCACAAGGGCCGGGCGGTGGAGTGGCTGCTGCGGGCCCTGGGCCTCGCGCACGAGGGCGTGCTGCCCGTGTTCGTGGGGGACGACCTCACGGACGAGGACGCCTTCCAGACGCTGAAGGGACGGGGGCTCGGGCTGGTGGTGCGCGGCGAGGTGGATCGCCCCACGGCGGCGGACTACGCGCTGGCGGACGTGGAGGAGGTGCGCCAGTTCCTGGAGCTGCTCATCGCCCGCGCGGGAGGGCCGAAGCGATGA
- the sitA6 gene encoding SitA6 family polymorphic toxin lipoprotein → MNTWKLWGVLLGVWLSGCAATDSSLREAEALDTTYLEAQREEGESCLVLLCDEEVCGFFRCEAVAEAVATSQGEETAPGQVVKTWANSSAVSSGSPMRYWGGPLPLPKQKGAVFVIPWRNHHLRNLLPSQQQQQKEADEKLNRPHEKHHIFSQAFKKWFESKGIDIHQWTMFIETTLHKSIHRGPNGGPWNAAWWRFIEENRNNTNLTKEEIWKHAGELCVRFGLMAPLQPYYGGKRLPPPIEF, encoded by the coding sequence ATGAACACGTGGAAGCTGTGGGGGGTGCTGCTCGGCGTATGGCTGTCCGGCTGCGCGGCCACGGATTCTTCGCTGCGCGAGGCGGAAGCGCTCGACACCACCTACCTGGAGGCCCAGCGGGAGGAAGGGGAGTCGTGTCTCGTCCTGCTGTGTGACGAGGAGGTGTGCGGCTTCTTCCGCTGCGAGGCGGTGGCGGAGGCAGTGGCCACGAGCCAGGGCGAGGAGACGGCGCCCGGGCAGGTGGTGAAGACGTGGGCCAACTCGAGCGCGGTGAGCAGCGGCTCACCCATGAGGTACTGGGGCGGCCCGCTGCCGCTGCCGAAGCAAAAGGGCGCCGTCTTCGTCATCCCCTGGCGCAACCACCACCTGCGCAACCTGCTGCCGAGCCAGCAGCAACAGCAGAAGGAGGCCGACGAGAAGTTGAACCGGCCTCACGAGAAGCACCACATCTTCTCGCAGGCGTTCAAGAAGTGGTTCGAGAGCAAGGGCATCGACATCCATCAGTGGACGATGTTCATCGAGACGACCCTGCACAAGAGCATCCACCGTGGGCCAAATGGTGGCCCCTGGAACGCGGCGTGGTGGCGGTTCATTGAGGAAAACCGAAACAACACCAATCTGACGAAGGAGGAAATCTGGAAACACGCAGGGGAGTTGTGCGTGCGCTTTGGCCTGATGGCGCCGCTCCAACCATATTACGGTGGGAAGAGGCTGCCGCCCCCCATCGAGTTCTGA
- the sitA6 gene encoding SitA6 family polymorphic toxin lipoprotein, with translation MNTWKLWGVLLGVWLSGCAASDSSLREAEALDTTYLEAQREEGESCLVLLCDEEVCGFFRCEAVAEAVATSQGEETAPGQVVKTWANSSAVSSGSPMRYWGGPLPLPKQKGAVFVIPWRNHHLRNLLPSQQQQQEEADEKLNRPHEKHHIFSQAFKNWFESKGIDIHQWTMLIETTLHKSIHRGPSGGPWNAAWRQFIAENQYNEKLTKEEIWKYAGELCVRFGLMAPLQPYYGGKRLPPPIEF, from the coding sequence ATGAACACGTGGAAGCTGTGGGGGGTGCTGCTCGGCGTGTGGCTGTCTGGCTGTGCGGCCTCGGATTCTTCGCTGCGCGAGGCGGAAGCGCTCGACACCACCTACCTGGAGGCCCAGCGGGAGGAAGGGGAGTCGTGTCTCGTCCTGCTGTGTGACGAGGAGGTGTGCGGCTTCTTCCGCTGCGAGGCGGTGGCGGAGGCAGTGGCCACGAGCCAGGGCGAGGAGACGGCGCCCGGGCAGGTGGTGAAGACGTGGGCCAACTCGAGCGCGGTGAGCAGCGGCTCACCCATGAGGTACTGGGGCGGCCCGCTGCCGCTGCCGAAGCAAAAGGGCGCCGTCTTCGTCATCCCCTGGCGCAACCACCACCTGCGCAACCTGCTGCCGAGCCAGCAGCAACAGCAGGAAGAGGCCGACGAGAAGCTGAACCGGCCTCACGAGAAGCACCACATCTTCTCGCAGGCGTTCAAGAATTGGTTCGAGAGCAAGGGCATCGACATCCATCAGTGGACGATGCTCATCGAGACGACCCTGCACAAAAGCATCCACCGCGGGCCCAGTGGTGGCCCCTGGAACGCGGCGTGGCGGCAGTTCATCGCGGAGAACCAGTACAACGAAAAGCTGACGAAAGAGGAGATCTGGAAGTATGCCGGGGAGTTGTGTGTGCGCTTCGGACTGATGGCCCCCCTCCAGCCGTATTACGGTGGGAAGAGGCTGCCGCCCCCCATCGAGTTCTGA
- a CDS encoding flippase, whose translation MAEPAPVDAPSPLRNALKLGGSLLVTYVIGFGLQVLVPRLLGPESFGQYNWANGTSAAFFILSALGLDVYIRKEVAVRREHASEFFAGTLLLQVVLAVGLLGAMGVALRGEGKPPEVLTLVLLLGIYQFFFRLNAILAAVLHAHEKVDGLSVAHVLMKCIWGFGLGLALLLRAPLPWLAAPFIGAEVFKAVFLFHLTRKHAGLRLNLDVRATTGALVAALPFFINEAALATNGRVDVMVLGLVANTTEVGYYGAVWGIAGLTMLLSPILGWVVLPMMSRAAATSQEEFTSILRRGLEGIVSLSVPVTLALALGAETWVQLLIGEDYLPAAPVLRLLAPIFVLTYVATVCGSWLMADNRTWTVTRTSILAAGLNLVLNLLLIRPFLAWRGLTGGASATALSLAICEVVVTLILVSAIGQRAWDARSKAVLGKTLGVCAAVTAVHLLLGQLGLDSSTLLRGLARLVVDGVLYVFLILLTGAVRKDEVLGVVRMVRNRRKPQASTQPPPSEARAA comes from the coding sequence GTGGCCGAGCCCGCACCGGTGGACGCCCCCAGCCCCCTGCGCAACGCCCTGAAGCTGGGCGGGTCGCTGCTGGTGACGTACGTCATCGGGTTCGGCCTGCAGGTGCTGGTGCCTCGGCTGCTGGGACCGGAGAGCTTCGGCCAGTACAACTGGGCCAACGGCACCTCCGCCGCGTTCTTCATCCTCAGCGCGCTGGGCCTGGACGTCTACATCCGCAAGGAGGTGGCCGTCCGGCGCGAGCACGCCAGCGAGTTCTTCGCCGGCACGCTGCTGCTGCAGGTGGTGCTGGCGGTGGGGCTCCTGGGGGCCATGGGGGTGGCGCTGCGCGGCGAGGGCAAGCCGCCCGAGGTGCTGACGCTGGTGCTGCTGCTGGGCATCTACCAGTTCTTCTTCCGCCTCAACGCCATCCTCGCCGCGGTGCTGCACGCCCATGAGAAGGTGGATGGCCTGTCGGTGGCCCACGTCCTGATGAAGTGCATCTGGGGCTTCGGGCTGGGGCTGGCTCTGCTGCTGCGCGCCCCGCTGCCGTGGCTGGCCGCCCCCTTCATCGGCGCCGAGGTCTTCAAGGCCGTCTTCCTCTTCCACCTCACGCGCAAGCACGCGGGGCTGCGGCTCAACCTGGACGTACGCGCCACCACCGGAGCGCTGGTGGCCGCCCTGCCCTTCTTCATCAACGAGGCGGCGCTGGCCACCAATGGCCGCGTGGACGTCATGGTGCTGGGGCTCGTCGCCAACACCACCGAGGTGGGCTACTACGGCGCCGTCTGGGGCATCGCGGGCCTGACGATGCTGCTCTCGCCCATCCTCGGCTGGGTGGTGCTGCCGATGATGTCGCGCGCGGCGGCCACCTCGCAGGAGGAGTTCACGAGCATCCTCCGCCGGGGGCTGGAGGGCATCGTCTCGCTGTCCGTGCCCGTGACGTTGGCGCTCGCGCTGGGCGCGGAGACGTGGGTGCAGCTGCTGATTGGCGAGGACTACCTGCCCGCCGCGCCGGTGCTGCGGCTGCTGGCGCCCATCTTCGTGCTCACCTACGTGGCCACCGTGTGCGGCAGCTGGCTCATGGCGGACAACCGCACCTGGACGGTGACGCGCACCTCCATCCTGGCCGCGGGGCTCAACCTGGTGCTCAACCTGCTGCTCATCCGCCCCTTCCTCGCGTGGCGGGGTCTCACGGGCGGCGCGAGCGCCACCGCCCTCTCGCTGGCCATCTGCGAAGTCGTGGTCACCCTCATCCTCGTGTCCGCCATCGGCCAGCGTGCGTGGGACGCGCGCTCCAAGGCCGTGCTGGGCAAGACGCTCGGGGTGTGCGCCGCCGTCACCGCCGTGCACCTGCTGCTGGGCCAGCTGGGGCTGGACTCGAGCACCCTGCTCCGGGGCCTGGCCCGCCTGGTGGTGGACGGCGTCCTCTACGTGTTCCTCATCCTCCTCACCGGCGCGGTGCGCAAGGACGAGGTGCTCGGGGTGGTGCGCATGGTACGCAACCGCCGCAAGCCCCAGGCCTCCACCCAGCCGCCTCCCTCCGAGGCCCGCGCCGCATGA